A stretch of Oscillospiraceae bacterium DNA encodes these proteins:
- a CDS encoding WG repeat-containing protein: MGLFSKIAGGIISNLGKADNVESIVDKAANVVNSAKEIGAKIDNAQTKSTIKNIESLQRKLKDFEGKVDAQFNIAYGKNYEEKIQVQDEHLIGINYTVACKYNTIHYAGNNMYVAGLYDKFGVISPNDEIIIPFDYDFICSYSEEKFCVCKDGKWGYIDINNNVVIDFCFTDAFDFSEGLASASMVCDDGKEQYGYIDNSGNFVIPCKYDYAEPFNKNGLACVGFIDTWGDIRKGVIDKQNNTIVNCRYAIIKVEESYILYCLESFHSPKFFDLKGNPIEMEEPKELTPENTIIPYWDSEIKYGYYMHTDNGDFCKIKPIFDLAEKINEYGYAIVSRDGLYGIIKIS, from the coding sequence ATGGGATTGTTTTCAAAAATCGCAGGCGGCATTATAAGCAATTTAGGTAAAGCTGATAATGTCGAAAGTATAGTAGATAAGGCAGCAAATGTTGTTAATAGTGCAAAGGAAATAGGGGCAAAAATTGATAACGCACAAACTAAAAGCACGATTAAAAATATAGAAAGTTTACAGAGAAAGTTAAAAGATTTTGAAGGCAAAGTTGATGCTCAATTTAATATCGCATACGGTAAAAACTATGAAGAAAAAATACAGGTACAGGACGAGCATTTAATCGGCATAAACTATACAGTGGCTTGTAAGTACAATACTATACATTATGCCGGAAATAATATGTATGTTGCAGGATTATATGACAAATTTGGCGTTATATCTCCAAATGATGAAATTATAATTCCTTTTGACTATGATTTTATTTGCAGTTATTCTGAGGAAAAGTTTTGTGTTTGCAAAGATGGTAAATGGGGCTATATTGATATAAACAACAATGTTGTTATAGACTTTTGCTTTACAGATGCGTTTGATTTTTCAGAAGGACTTGCATCTGCAAGTATGGTTTGCGACGACGGCAAGGAGCAATATGGCTATATAGATAATTCAGGCAATTTTGTAATTCCTTGCAAATATGATTATGCCGAGCCTTTTAATAAAAACGGTCTTGCGTGTGTAGGCTTTATTGATACTTGGGGCGATATACGAAAAGGTGTGATTGACAAACAGAATAATACTATTGTTAATTGCCGCTATGCTATAATCAAGGTTGAAGAAAGTTATATACTATACTGCTTAGAGTCTTTCCATTCGCCTAAGTTTTTTGACCTCAAAGGAAACCCTATTGAAATGGAAGAACCGAAGGAACTTACACCTGAAAACACAATCATTCCATATTGGGACTCTGAAATTAAATACGGATATTATATGCATACAGATAATGGTGATTTTTGTAAGATAAAGCCAATTTTTGATTTGGCTGAAAAGATAAACGAATATGGATATGCTATTGTAAGCCGTGATGGACTGTATGGCATTATAAAAATATC